GTGCGGGGGTCGCCGCCCAGGTCCCAGGAGGCGGCGCCGCCGCCGCGGCCGACCACGAGCGTCAGCGCCCCGGGCCAGTGGACCGCCGCGATCCGGTCGAGGGCGTCGGTCCAGGGCGAGGCGATGGCCCGGGCCGCGTCGACGTCGGCCACGAGGACGGCCAGGGGCACCTCCGGCCGGCGTCCCTTGAGGGCGAAGATGCGGCCGGTGGCGCCGGGCACCGACGGCAGGGCGGCGAGGCCGTAGACGGTGTCGGTGGGCAGGACCACGGCCTCCCCGGCCCGCAGCGCCGTCGCCAGCCGGGCCACCAGGTCGGGGTCCGGCTCCGCGTCGTCGGTCATCGGGGTGCCCGGGCCACCAGGGCCCGGTCCCGGCCGAGCAGGTCGGGGCGGACCTCGACGTCGACCAGGCCGGCGGCCTCGGCCTGCGCCCGCACGGCCTCGCCCTGGGACTCGCCGATCTCGACCACCAGGGCCCCACCCGGCGCCAGCCAGGTGGCGGCCTCGGCCACGATCACCTCGATGGCCTCCAGCCCGGTGGGTCCGGGCACCAGGGCGGCGGCCGGCTCCCACCCCCCGACCTCGTGGGGGAGCTCGTCGGAGGCGGCCACGTAGGGCGGGTTGGAGGCGACCACCGCCACCCGCCCGGCCAGGTCCGGCGGCAGGGGCGCGTACCAGGAGCCCTCGTGCAGGGTCACCGACGAGCCCGCCATCCCCAGGCCGGCCAGGTTGGCCCGGGCCACGGCGACGGCGCCGGGCTCGACGTCGACGGCGTGGACCTCGGTGGCCGGTCGCTCGGCCGCCACCGCCAGGCCGATCGCCCCCGACCCGCAGCCGAGGTCGACCACGACGGGAGCCCCGCCGTCGTCGGCCACGTGGCGGTCGAGCTCGGCCAGGACGTGGTCGACCACGCCCTCGGTCTCGGAGCGGGGGATCAGCACCCGGTCGTCGACCATGAGGTCGAGGGTGCGGAACCCCCAGCGGCCGAGCACGTACTGGAGGGGCTCGCCCGCCCGCCGGCGCTCCACCATGCGGTCGAGGGCGGCGACGCCGCCGACGGTGGCGGGCTCGTCGAGGTGGGCGTGCAGCTCGGCGCCCTCGCGCCCCGACGCCTCCTCGACGATCCGCCGGGCCTCCACGTCGGCCGAGGCGATGCCCACCTCGACCAGGGCGTCGGCCGCCTCGGCCATGAGGGCCCGCCAGGCGACGGTGCCGTCGCCCAGGCCGACGTCGGTGCGCGTCGGGCCCACGTCCTCGGGCGGGGGCTCGGCGGCCGAGAGGTCCTCGGGGAGGGGCTCGGGGACCTCGGGCTCGGGGGTGTCGGGCTCGGGGGTGTCGGCCATGCTCACGCCTCGGTGAGGCGGGCGGCCTGGTCGGCCGCGACCAGGGCGTCGCTCAGCTCGTCGAGGTCGCCGGCGAGCACCTGCTCGAGGCGGTGGAGGGTGAGGCCCAGGCGGTGGTCGGTCACCCGGTTCTCCTTCACGTTGTAGGTGCGGATCTTCTCGCTGCGGCTGCCCCCGCCCACCTGGCTGCG
Above is a window of Iamia majanohamensis DNA encoding:
- a CDS encoding L-threonylcarbamoyladenylate synthase; translation: MTDDAEPDPDLVARLATALRAGEAVVLPTDTVYGLAALPSVPGATGRIFALKGRRPEVPLAVLVADVDAARAIASPWTDALDRIAAVHWPGALTLVVGRGGGAASWDLGGDPRTIGVRCPGHPLVRAVAALVGPIATTSANAHGQPTPPTAAEAAASLTGPVAVVADGGTLDGVASTVVDATGAALVLRREGALTLAQVEAAAAEP
- the prmC gene encoding peptide chain release factor N(5)-glutamine methyltransferase translates to MADTPEPDTPEPEVPEPLPEDLSAAEPPPEDVGPTRTDVGLGDGTVAWRALMAEAADALVEVGIASADVEARRIVEEASGREGAELHAHLDEPATVGGVAALDRMVERRRAGEPLQYVLGRWGFRTLDLMVDDRVLIPRSETEGVVDHVLAELDRHVADDGGAPVVVDLGCGSGAIGLAVAAERPATEVHAVDVEPGAVAVARANLAGLGMAGSSVTLHEGSWYAPLPPDLAGRVAVVASNPPYVAASDELPHEVGGWEPAAALVPGPTGLEAIEVIVAEAATWLAPGGALVVEIGESQGEAVRAQAEAAGLVDVEVRPDLLGRDRALVARAPR